From the genome of Adhaeribacter pallidiroseus:
GCGATATTTACAGCGCCCTGCATTCGGGTATCGATTTATTATATAAATATCAAAAGCTCGTGCTGGTTTTCCCGAAAGATTTAAACTACCCACCCGAAATTGTAAAAGGCTTTCAACGGTTTTGCCAGGAAACTTCTTTCGCCTATTCTGTCATAGATGGCCTAGATAGTGAATCCATCACCGCTAAAACCGCTTTTATTGTGCTGGAAGAATCCGATCTGGTGGATTTAATCAAACATAGCCGCACCGAAAACTGGCAATTAGGTAAGGATATTGGCATTATATCGTACAACGAAACGCCTTTAAAAGAAATATTGGCTAATGGCATCACGGTAATTTCCACGGATCACGCCAAAATGGGCGAAACAGCGGCTTACATGATGCTGCACAAACGGAAAGGCAAAGTTATTAATCCGTTTACCTTAATCCGGCGCAATTCTTTGTAACTCTTGATTGGTTTAATGGTTCTAATTTCAAAAAAGCCGCAGCATTTTTTTATCCTAAAAGCACCGCAGACGGGCTGGTTCAAAATCTAATTTTTAAAATTTCTTAATACCAGCCGTTAACCTGCAAAAAGTAGGTGTGTTCCTGTGGTTTAAAAAAGTGTCTGCCGAAATTAGCCTTGGTCTTTTTAAATACCACCTGTTAAGATACATGAAGCGCTCTATAGTTTATAGTTTAGTAATATTTACCTTTTCGGGCACAGAACTACTTGCTCCTACCAATTTAGTAGCCCAGAACTTTGCCAAAGGCGCGGATATAAGTTGGTTACCCCAGATGGAAGCCACTAACTATAAGTTTTATAACGATCAAGGCCAGGAGCAGGATTGCTTTCAGATTTTAAAAGATCATGGTATCAATACTATCCGGCTGCGCACCTGGGTAAATCCATCCACTGACAAAGTGAGCGGGCATTGCAGCAAAGAAGAAACGGTAGCCCTGGCACAACGCGCCCAGAAATGGGGCATGCGGGTGATGATCGATTTCCATTACAGCGATAGTTGGGCCGACCCCGGCAAACAGAAAAAGCCGGCCGCCTGGGAGGGACATGATTTTACCCAGTTGCAACAAGATGTATATCGCTATACCTTAGAGGTCATGTCGGCGCTAAAAGCAGTAAATATTTATCCGGAGTGGGTGCAAATAGGTAACGAAACGCCCGGTGGTATGATTTACCCCGAAGGAAGCACTGCCAACTGGTCGCAATTAGCGCAGTTAATCAACAAAGGTTACGATGCTGTTAAAGCCGTTAGCCCTAAATCAAAAGTAATATTGCACCTCGACCAGGGAAACAACAAAGAACGCTTTCGTACCTGGTTTGATAATGCGCAAAAACACGGCGCTAAATACGATGTCATTGGTTTATCGTATTATCCTTTTTGGTTACCCGGCAATCCGGATTATACCCTATCAATTAATAATTTAGGTGAAAACTTAAAGGAATTAGCAGCTCGGTACAACAAAGAAGTAATGGTGGTGGAAGTGGGCGGCGAAGATACGAAAGCGCAAAATACCTACGATATGTTGGTGGCCGTGCAAAATAAAGTGAAGGCCGTACCCAACAAAAAAGGTTTAGGCGTAATATACTGGGAACCGCAAGGAGCCCGAAGCTGGAGTAACTATGGCCTAAGTGCCTGGGGTGCGGATGGTAAACCCACTAAAGCTTTAGATGCTTTTCTGGTGAAGTAATGTAAAATTTAAAAAATCACTGCTTTTTGTTTTTCAAAATCACCTAGTAAAAAAGGTGTTTCCACCGGAAGGTAGAAAATGTTATTACTAGCAAGGCGTGATCTTAGGAGCCTTTACAAGTCTCCACGCGCTGGTGCTATCTCGCTTGCCCCCTCCGCCCTCCGGGCACCTCCCCTAAAAACAGGGAAGGAGATGCTGCAATTGCCTCTTTCTGCTTTTCCCGCACCTGGGCACCAGCATATGAAGAGTCTCTCCAGAGCCAAACGAATGCCTGTTTCCTTTAGCCGCCGCTTTTACTTTTTTAGAATGATATTACTTTAACGTGCATTCGAGCGAAGCCCTTCATGACACAAAGAATAAAGAAAAATACGAGAACGAAAGATAAAATTCTATTTAAGGTTTCTAGCTGTTCATTTCCGTTATCCGGGAAGCATCTAACCCGTAAGTAACCGATTAGATCCTTCCCGGATAGCAGATTAAAGAGCAGGAGCTTCGCCTGGATTCATCTAGTTATCTTTAGCTCAAACGCACGTTATTTACTTATTTAACGGAGGCAGTGGTTTCGTGAAATGTAATGGTAACCGGTCCTAACAAACCAGACGGCATGGGTTGCCAATCTGCAGCATCGAAGGGCTTATAATTAATATTAACAAAGTTGATCTCGTGGTATTTACGCCATTCTATCTTTTGTTGATCGAGGTACCGGATGCGGTTGGCCATCAGGTTAGCTACCTCTACTGTAATGGTGTTGGTACCAATTTTTAAATATTTACCAACCCGGGCCCGAAAGGGAATACTCCATAAAACACCCACTTCCTGATCATTTACCCACACCCGGGCGCTTTCCTTTACCTGGCCCAAATCCAAGAGGTATTCGCCGGCTTTTTTAGCGGGCATGGTAAAAGTGGTAGTATAGGTGCCCGTGCCGGAAAAATTAACTGCTTTTTTATCAGGTAGCTCCGTCCAGGAGTATAATTTTTTAAATTTATGATCGGCTGGTAAGGCCGGGCCGCCTTGCGTAAAATGCAAGTACCATTCTCCTGGTAAGCTCACGGAGGTTGCCGCTGGCCCCAGATATTCCCAAGCTGGTACTTGGGGGAGGGGCAGGGTCGACGTTTTTAAAATAAGTGATTCGCCGGCGGCTAATTGTACCTTTGCCAAGGTTTGGTCAGGAGTACTGGTAATGGCGGCTAATCCCACTTGCCCACTCTGCGGATCCAGAATTACCACTGCTTGCGCCGGGGTGTTCAAAGGAATACGGGTGTCTACCGCTTTAGCCGTGTGATTGACCAAGTAATAATACTTGCCAGTGGGTAATTCGCGCCGAATAAATTTTAAGCCGGTGTCGGTTAGCTTTTCGCGGAAAATGCCCGCTAATTCTAAAGCTGGGGGCAGGGCAGAAGCAAGTAAAATCTGGCCGGTACCGATTTTACATTGTTTCAGGCCTTTTCCAACTTCGGTAAAAGTTAATGAATGCTTAAGCTCCTGAAATTGTTTTTGGCGATGGAGTAAGTGATGCAGACCGGGTACTTCCTGAGGCAATTGTTCCACTATAATAGTGGCTCCGGCTTTAGCCAGGTTTACCATTTTTTCTAGAGTGCTTAGCGGCATGTAAGTAGCCTGAGGTACCACCAATACTTGGTGGCGGACTACAAAATTTATTCGGATATCGTTTTTACTCGCTTGGGCCTGAGCCAGCATTTTATCCGAAACAAAGTCCAGCGAGTAGCCCATTTTAATTAAATTTTTGGTTTGTTTATAAAAAGCAGTAGGTTGGAGCCATTCATTAATTGCGTGTACCGTAAACAGTTTTTCGCGGCCTTCGGGTTGGTGATAGTTATCGTATATTGGCCAATAAAGGGCGATTTCGTTATCAGGTTTGCCCGTTTGCAGCACCCCTTGGACGCGGGTAATATAGGTGTTTATACCGGAAAAATGCGGCCATAAACTATTAGCTGGGGTTAAGTTTAATGAGGCGTAGAATAACCAGCCGGGCCAGGGTACATCTTCCGGCGAATAGGTTACACCATGGTAAAATACGTGATTGATTCCCGCTAAAAACAATTGCTCTACTTCGGGTTTGCCCTGCGAGAAAGCAGTTTTAAAATGCTCGCCCAGCCAGGTAAAAGTTTCGGACGATATTAAGTTTTTGCCCGCCGCGTGTCCCCCGGAAGAGGCAAACTTTAGCATAATAGGATCAGGGTCTACATTACGGACATCGGCGCTGTCGCGGCGCAAACCCGGTAGGGGGAAATAGCTGGAGCCAAACGTTTCCCCTTCGGGTATGTCTACGGCAGCGTATAGATCCAATAAGTTACCGGGCGAGCCGTGCGCTTGGTTTTTGGTGATGCTGTTACGTTGGTGCGCCCAGTTCGACCACGGAATGGTAAAATTTTCCAGCAGCATTTCGCCCATGGTTTCGCGGTAATCGGCTTTTAAGCGAGCTACTACCGCGGTTTTTTCCGAACTAACCAGTTCGCGTAAATAGTGGCGCAAATCGTACCCCCGGCGTGCCTCAAATTCTTCAAAAAATTCCGGCGACCAATCGGCGCCGTACACTTCGTAGCTATCGTTGTAAAAAGCCCGAAAGCCCAGGTTGTTTTGCTTAAAAGCCAGATTAAACCGGTTAAAATAAGCTTCTACCGCTGTGCCAGATAGATGATCCAGGGTAAATCCTTCGCCGCCGGGAGCGGCTCTTTTAACTTTTTGCCCCGTGCGGCCTACAAAAGCTACGTAAATCCGCCAGGTTCCCGTTGGGGGAGTCCAGTTCAATTTTCCTTGTAAATCTACCTGATCCGATAAGTCCAGCACTTCGCCGTTGGGACCGTAGGCGGTAACCGCTTGCCAGGTAGCCAGTTGTTCTTTAAAATCTTTAGGTTGCAGCGTTCCGGGAATTTGTTGACCGGCTGGCAATGTATAATCCTGAATAATTAGTTTGGCCGCCGCAAACTCCGGCGTGATTTGGGGTCCGCCAAAAGGCCAACCGGTACCCTGGGTCATATCTACGCCCATGCCTAAGCTATTGGCTTTTTGTACCGTAAATTGTAGCATCCGCATCCACTCCGGCGATAAATAAGGAAGATACCGGTTTTCGTAACCCACGGCGCCGTAGATAGGGGCAATTTCCACGCCGCCCAAACCTGCCTCGGCGTATTGCGCCAGTAAATGGCTTATATTTTTTTCGTCGACGGCACTGCCCATCCACCACCATCGGGTCCAGGGTCGGTTTTCTTTTTTTACGGTTGGCCAGCCTGAACTTAACGGGCTGGCAGATTGATTTTGGGCTAATAAGGGTAGCGTGCCCCCAAACAAATAGGCGGCCGTTACCAGTAAAAACCAAAGCTGCTTCGGGAAAAACATGCGGATTTAGGGATAAGTAACTGCTGGCTTAATTTTTAAAAATCAGTGCAATCTCCGGATGGCAGATAGTGGTTTAGAACGTCAATTTATACATTATTCTAACCAAAATACCTCCCGGAGCGGTACGGATACCGGCGAATTATCCGGGTTCGTATCCATAATATCGGCCATGTAAGCCCACCACTTTTGAACAATAAGGTTAGTTCCTAAATCCTGCGACGATTGCCCGGCTTGTTTTTGCACGGCAAACAGGGTTAGCGTTTCTTCGTCCAGAAAGATGGAGTAATCCGAAACGCCGGCAGCCTTTAACAACTGTACCAACTCCGGCCAAATAACCTGGTGCCGCCGCTGGTATTCCGCCACAAACCCCGGCTTTAATTTCATCTTAAAAGCAAACCGTTGCATAAATAGTTGTTGGTAGTTAATGGTTTGTTGTGAATCAAATACAAGTTTAGTTAGCTAAGTTATTACTGTAAATTTTAATTTTATAGAAACGCGTTAAAGTACTTATTTTAGGAAGATTATATTTAAAGACCATACTCTACTTTTATCTTTTTAAATTCCGGGTCGGCTTACAAGAATAATGAGGGTAAAGCCTAATGTAAATTTTTTAAATTTTTTTACTGTCCTGGGCTATCCTGGGGGCAGCTTAGCCGCTATAACTTTAGGAACTACATTTTCTCAAATTTTTTTATTAGGCCAGTAGAAGGAAGATTCTGTTACCAATTAAACCTGGTTACCCGGTACTGTATTTTTAAATTCTAAGCAAAGAAACGGTAATTTTCTTCTTCTGAACTCTAAAAACCCTACTTAGCAGGATACAACAGGATGGCATTTTCCGCTGAATTTAGTTACATTAGAAGTTTATTAAACGGTAAGGCAGTTGCATGAGCAGATCAGAAAAGAAAGCTACCAACCGCTGAACCCAACTGTTTGCCGCCTGGCGCAATCTTCCGGCAATGCCCTTATTTAAAAAATTATTCCGGAAAGTTGTTGGAGGTGCGCAAACGAGTTTCACGGCAGTTAAAAATTTAGAACATTCACTTAAAACAAACAGATAGTTATTTTCAAAACTACACCTATGAATAAAAGTACATCTTGTTTAAAATTATTGCTAACCGTCTCGGTATCGCTGTTTATTGGTACTTCGTGCCGGAATGCCAAAGAAGCCGAAACCAAAACGCAAACAGCTGCTGCGGCTACTGCCGAACCGGTAGCTAACCCCAAAGTTGATAAATTAAAATTACCCACCGGTTTTAAAGCCGAACATTTATACAGCCCTTCGGAGAATAAACAAGGCTCCTGGGTAGCTATGGCATTCGACAACAAAGGCCGCTTAATAACCTCTGACCAATACGGGTTTTTGTACCGGATGGAGATTTCTCCGGTAGGCAAAGGTGGGGGTAAACCCAAAATTGAGCGCTTAAACGTGGGCATTGATAACACGGTGCAAGCCGATACTACCAAGCCCAAGGTGGGTATGGGTTACGCGCAAGGTTTGTTATACGCCTTTAATAGCCTGTACGTGATGATTAATCACAACAGCAACCAGGAATTTGAAAAAGGCAGTGGCCTGTACCGCCTGCAGGATACGGATAACGACGACCAGTACGATAAAATTACTTTGCTTAAAGCCATGACCGGCGA
Proteins encoded in this window:
- a CDS encoding glycoside hydrolase family 53 protein, with product MKRSIVYSLVIFTFSGTELLAPTNLVAQNFAKGADISWLPQMEATNYKFYNDQGQEQDCFQILKDHGINTIRLRTWVNPSTDKVSGHCSKEETVALAQRAQKWGMRVMIDFHYSDSWADPGKQKKPAAWEGHDFTQLQQDVYRYTLEVMSALKAVNIYPEWVQIGNETPGGMIYPEGSTANWSQLAQLINKGYDAVKAVSPKSKVILHLDQGNNKERFRTWFDNAQKHGAKYDVIGLSYYPFWLPGNPDYTLSINNLGENLKELAARYNKEVMVVEVGGEDTKAQNTYDMLVAVQNKVKAVPNKKGLGVIYWEPQGARSWSNYGLSAWGADGKPTKALDAFLVK
- a CDS encoding glycosyl hydrolase, with protein sequence MFFPKQLWFLLVTAAYLFGGTLPLLAQNQSASPLSSGWPTVKKENRPWTRWWWMGSAVDEKNISHLLAQYAEAGLGGVEIAPIYGAVGYENRYLPYLSPEWMRMLQFTVQKANSLGMGVDMTQGTGWPFGGPQITPEFAAAKLIIQDYTLPAGQQIPGTLQPKDFKEQLATWQAVTAYGPNGEVLDLSDQVDLQGKLNWTPPTGTWRIYVAFVGRTGQKVKRAAPGGEGFTLDHLSGTAVEAYFNRFNLAFKQNNLGFRAFYNDSYEVYGADWSPEFFEEFEARRGYDLRHYLRELVSSEKTAVVARLKADYRETMGEMLLENFTIPWSNWAHQRNSITKNQAHGSPGNLLDLYAAVDIPEGETFGSSYFPLPGLRRDSADVRNVDPDPIMLKFASSGGHAAGKNLISSETFTWLGEHFKTAFSQGKPEVEQLFLAGINHVFYHGVTYSPEDVPWPGWLFYASLNLTPANSLWPHFSGINTYITRVQGVLQTGKPDNEIALYWPIYDNYHQPEGREKLFTVHAINEWLQPTAFYKQTKNLIKMGYSLDFVSDKMLAQAQASKNDIRINFVVRHQVLVVPQATYMPLSTLEKMVNLAKAGATIIVEQLPQEVPGLHHLLHRQKQFQELKHSLTFTEVGKGLKQCKIGTGQILLASALPPALELAGIFREKLTDTGLKFIRRELPTGKYYYLVNHTAKAVDTRIPLNTPAQAVVILDPQSGQVGLAAITSTPDQTLAKVQLAAGESLILKTSTLPLPQVPAWEYLGPAATSVSLPGEWYLHFTQGGPALPADHKFKKLYSWTELPDKKAVNFSGTGTYTTTFTMPAKKAGEYLLDLGQVKESARVWVNDQEVGVLWSIPFRARVGKYLKIGTNTITVEVANLMANRIRYLDQQKIEWRKYHEINFVNINYKPFDAADWQPMPSGLLGPVTITFHETTASVK
- the rhaM gene encoding L-rhamnose mutarotase, encoding MQRFAFKMKLKPGFVAEYQRRHQVIWPELVQLLKAAGVSDYSIFLDEETLTLFAVQKQAGQSSQDLGTNLIVQKWWAYMADIMDTNPDNSPVSVPLREVFWLE